The Amycolatopsis sp. DG1A-15b genome contains the following window.
TAGGTATGTACCGTACGGTTAATTAGAGAGATTGAACGGCGCCGACGGGCTTGTCAAGTGCCTGAACCTCGGTCGCCCGCAGCGCAACCCACTCCTGGGCACTCCGCAGCGGCACCGCCGGTCAGCCGGATCTCTTCGTTGCCGAGGCCGGCCTGCAGCCCCCTGGAGGCCGCAGGACCGTGTCATCGATGCGGCGTTCGCCGCGCAGCTGCACCACCGTGGCACGTCGGCAGGCGATGGGGGCGAGGTGCAGTACCCCTGGGTGACCAGGGGGTTCGGTCTCGGCGATGAACGGGCGGACATCGGCACCGTGGTCGGGGTAGGGGTCTTCTGCCGCGCCGGGTCGAACGGCACGCGATGCCCCTGGAGGCCGCAGGTCGACGCGGGGGTGCTCGTCGGGCGGCAGGTCGCGACCGGCACGTCCAGCCACGGGGTGCGCACCCCACCGGCGGCGCTGCCGCACTGGTCGGTGACAGTGCTACCGGTGGCGTCGACCTGGACGCGGTGGTGCGATCCACTCCGCAGCCGCCCACCGATCCAGCTGCACCTGTGCGGCGTCGCGCAGGTGACTGGCCGCGGGCGGTCAGTCACCTGCGATCGAGGTCCACCGGTTGGTCATGTTCATCAGCCCGACCGCGACGCTGCCGCCGAAGTGGCGCCGGGCCGCGTGCCTGCGGTGCTTCACGGCACATCAGCCTTCTCCGCGGCTCGAACGGTGGCGTCGGCGTCCTCGCGGGTCAGGTAGCCGTCCCGCAGGTTCTGCGCCGTGACCCGGCGGACCGCGTCGACGTAGCTCGTGTGCGTCGGGTACAGGCCGCGCAACGTGGTTCCGTCGAACGGGATCCAGGTGCCGCCCTGCGCGCAGGCGCTGTCCCGGTCCGGGGTGAGGCCGGTGTTCCAGCCCGTGTTGCGTTCGGTCGGCACGGCGACCGCTGCGAGCCGGATGCCACCCTTGACGATCTGGTAGGCGTCCCGGTTCGCCGTGGCGGGCCGGGTGCCCGTGTCCGTCACCTCGATCCGCGGCCCGGCGGGTGGCCGGACGCCGTCTCCGGTCCAGCGGACGATGTGGTCGAACATCGCGTCGAGCACGTACTCGTAGGGCACGTTGCTGCGCGCCGGCGCCACACAGGGGGCCGTCGGCCCGGCGAGCAGACCGGACACGCCGGCGTCGCGCAGCCGGATCGGGTTGTTCACCAGGTAGGCGTGCCGGTCGGAGTGGGAAGCGCCGGCGATCTCCCAGGAGACGAACCGATCGGTGTCCGGCTGGCGGCGGGCGGCCTGGTTCGCGAGCACGTCGTACTCGCTGGCCGTCTTGAACACCTTCGTCGTCAGGTCGGTGCGCACTCCGACACCGCCGTCGACGATCGCGATGGCGTCGTAGACCGGCGCGATCGGGTGCACCGAGTTCGCGTAGGTGGTCAGCCGCGACGCCGACTGCGACTGGCCGGTCGCGATCAGCGTCTCGACCTTCAAACCTGGCAACGGGTTCGCACCGCGGGGATGCCGGAGTGCCTGCGCGACCTGACTGAAAACGTCGTAGGACAGCGAGTCGTCGGTGACCGTGCCGCCGTCGGTCAGGTCGAGCGTGCCGTACCGGTGGGGGCTCCACGCCTTCAGGCCCTGTCCGGAGTGGACACCGGCGGCCTGCGCGCTGACGCCGACCCAGGCGTAGCCCGCGTCGAGCAGGTGCCGGAACGACCGGCTCCACACGACCTCGTAGTCGAACGTGTTGGTCACGTTGTACCACTCGACCACGGCCGTGCCGTTGAACTTCCTCGGCGAGACCGGGCGGCGGACCACGATGCGGGTCCGGTACTCGTGACCGCCGTCGATGACCGAGCCGGTCGCGCCGTCCGGGGTCGTGTACCGGTTGGCGGTGCCCTCGACGAAGTACTCCTCCTCGACGTACCCGCGTGCCCGCAGGTTCTGGTCCGTGGCGAAGAACGGGTAGCCGTGCGACGGGTCGCCGGGTGGGGCGGTGGCGGGGATCGGCCCGGTCACCAGCGGGCTCGGCGCGGCCGCCGGGACCGCGCGCGGCGGCTCGGTGGCCGCCGCGGGGCCGGTCACGAGGCCGGCCAGAAGTGTCACGACGGTCAGGACGACGGTCTTCATGCGCCCACTCCTCCTCGATCCGAAGGAGGTCCACCAGGCGGACCGGATGAACCGTTCAATGGTTGGAAAGATAAGCCCAGGCTTTACGCTGACGCAACATCCGGCGTATAAGTAACTATCTAGTACGTTCGCGTTTGGTCGTCCCGTCACCTCCCCCAAGAAGGCTGGGTGCCCATGCTCACCGTCGAGCACGACGCAGCGACCAGAACCCCGAAGCGCCTTGGCCCGGGGGCGCACCTGACCATCTCGACCGCTTGCCTGTCCGGCACGCTGGAGGACAAGCTGTCCGCCGCCGCGGCGGCGGGTTTCGACGGTGTGGAGATCTTCGAGAGCGACCTCGTCGCATCGCCATGGTCGCCGAGCCGGGTGCGAGGGGAGTGTGCCCGGCTCGGCCTGTCGATCGACCTGTACCAGCCGTTCCGCGACTTCGAGGCCGTGCCACCGGACGTGCTCGCGGCCAACCTCCGCCGGGCGGAGCGCAAGTTCGACGTGCTGGACCACCTGGGCGCGAACACGCTGCTGGTCTGCTCGTCGGTGTCGCCGCACGCGGTCGACGACGACGGCCTCGCCGCCGAGCAGTTGCACACGCTGGCCGAGCGGGCCGCCGCCCGCGGGCTGCGGATCGCC
Protein-coding sequences here:
- a CDS encoding alpha/beta hydrolase domain-containing protein, translated to MKTVVLTVVTLLAGLVTGPAAATEPPRAVPAAAPSPLVTGPIPATAPPGDPSHGYPFFATDQNLRARGYVEEEYFVEGTANRYTTPDGATGSVIDGGHEYRTRIVVRRPVSPRKFNGTAVVEWYNVTNTFDYEVVWSRSFRHLLDAGYAWVGVSAQAAGVHSGQGLKAWSPHRYGTLDLTDGGTVTDDSLSYDVFSQVAQALRHPRGANPLPGLKVETLIATGQSQSASRLTTYANSVHPIAPVYDAIAIVDGGVGVRTDLTTKVFKTASEYDVLANQAARRQPDTDRFVSWEIAGASHSDRHAYLVNNPIRLRDAGVSGLLAGPTAPCVAPARSNVPYEYVLDAMFDHIVRWTGDGVRPPAGPRIEVTDTGTRPATANRDAYQIVKGGIRLAAVAVPTERNTGWNTGLTPDRDSACAQGGTWIPFDGTTLRGLYPTHTSYVDAVRRVTAQNLRDGYLTREDADATVRAAEKADVP
- a CDS encoding alpha/beta hydrolase domain-containing protein, producing the protein MTDRPRPVTCATPHRCSWIGGRLRSGSHHRVQVDATGSTVTDQCGSAAGGVRTPWLDVPVATCRPTSTPASTCGLQGHRVPFDPARQKTPTPTTVPMSARSSPRPNPLVTQGYCTSPPSPADVPRWCSCAANAASMTRSCGLQGAAGRPRQRRDPADRRCRCGVPRSGLRCGRPRFRHLTSPSAPFNLSN